Genomic window (Hypnocyclicus thermotrophus):
TGGGAGTTTTGTACACGATATAATATAAAATATATTTATGCTTCATCAGCGGCAACTTATGGCTTGGGAGAACAAGGTTATAATGATGAAATTAATTTAGAAGGACATAAAAAACTTAGACCATTAAATAAATATGGATATTCTAAAAAAATATTTGATATATGGGCATTAAAACAAAAAGAAACACCAAAAAATTGGGTTGGTTTTAAATTTTTTAATGTATATGGTCCAAATGAATATCATAAAGGAAGAATGGCATCAATGGTATTTCATTCATATAATCAAGCTAAAGAAAATGGTTATGTAAAACTTTTTAAATCCCATAACAAAAACTTTAAAGATGGTGAGCAATTAAGAGATTTTGTATATATAAAAGATGTAGTTAGTATAATAGAGTATTTTTTAAATAATAATATAGAAAATGGAGTATATAATTTAGGGACTGGAAAAGAAAGAAGTTTTTATGATTTAGCATATAATACATTAGTAAATGCAAATAAAAATCCTAAAATAGAGTTTGTTGATATGCCAATGGATTTGAGAGGAAGATATCAATATTTTACAAAAGCTGAAATCAATAAATTAAGAAAAATAGGATATACTAAAGAGTTTTATACATTAGAAGAAGGAGTAAAAGATTATGTAAGAAACTATCTAGAAAAAGATGATAAATATTTATAAATAGGGGGAATAAAATGAATGTTTTATTAGTTATAATACTTTCTATAGTAGAAGGGATTACAGAGTTTTTACCAATAAGTAGTACAGGACATATGATACTTGTAAATAATTTTTTGAAAATAGGTAATTTAAGAAAAGAATTTATGGATTCTTTTTTAGTTATAATACAGTTAGGTGCTATTTTATCAGTTGTAGTATATTTTTTTAAAGAATTAAATCCATTTGTTAAAGATAAAGATATATTTAAAGAAAAAATGATACTTTGGAGCAAAATAGTAATAGGAGTATTACCAGCAGTAGTTTTAGGGCTTTTGTTTGATGATATGATAGAAGAATATTTTATGGATAGCAGTCTAATAGTAGCATTAATGCTTATATTATATGGAATAATATTTATGTTTATTGAAAAAGTTATAAAAAAATCAAAAATAAATAAATTTGATAATATAAATTATAGTACAGCATTTATAATAGGAATTTTTCAATGTCTCGCAATGATACCAGGAACATCTAGATCTGGTGCAACAATCATGGGAGGATTATTATTAGGCTTAACAAAAGCTGTAGCAGCAGAATTTTCATTTTTTTTAGCGATACCAACTATGGTTGGAGCAACTTTATTAAAAATAGTGAAAAATGGATTAAATTTTACATTAAATGAATGGGGATTATTGTTATTAGGTTCTTTTCTATCATTTATAATAGCATATTTATCAATTAAATGGCTTATGGATTATTTAAAAAATAAAAGTTTTAAAGTTTTTGGAATATATAGAATAATATTAGGGATTATAGTTTTATTATTATTATTATAAAAGGGTGTGATTAAATTGACTATGTTAGAAATTTTGCAAAAAGCAAGAGAAGAAGGAGCATCAGACATTCATATTATAGCAGGAAGAGCTCCAGTGTATAGAATCAAAGGTAAAATTGAAAGTTTTTCTGAAGAAAGACTTATGCCAGATAATGTAAAAGAACTGATTTATTCAATACTTAATGAAGAACAGAGAGCAAAATTTGAAATGGATAAAGAACTTGATTTTTCATTTGGAATAAAAGGAATGGGAAGATATAGAGCTAATATCCATTATCAAAGAGGTACTATAGCAGCAGCACTTCGTTCGATTAATACAGAAATACCTACTATTGAAGAATTAAATTTACCAGAAACACTTAATAAATTTTGCGAGCTAAAAAATGGGATAGTTCTTGTAACAGGTCCTACGGGAAGTGGAAAAAGTACAACATTAGCAGCTATGATAAATAAAATAAATAAAGAGCAAAAATCACATATTATAACAATTGAAGATCCTATAGAATATTTACATAGACATCAAAATTCAATAATAGAACAAAGAGAAGTAGGAACAGATACGGATAGTTTTTCAAGAGCTCTTAAATATGCACTTAGACAAGATCCGGATGTAATTTTAATAGGAGAACTTAGAGATTTAGAAACAATAGAAGCTGCTTTAACAGCAGCAGAAACAGGACATTTAGTATTTGCTACATTACATACAAGAGATGCTGCATCTACAATAGATAGAATTGTGGATGTGTTTTCACATGATCAACAACAACAGATAAGGTTACAACTTTCAAATTCTTTAAAAGGAGTAATTTCTCAACAACTTATTCCTAAAAAAGATAACTCGGGGATGGCGCTTGCTTATGAATTACTTGTGGGAACACCAGCAATCGCAAATCTTATAAGAGAAGCGAAAACACATCAAATATATTCTATGCTTGAAACTGGTAAAAAATATGGGATGAGAACAATGGAGTCAATACTTCGTGATTTAGTATCAAGAAATATAATAGATGAAACAGAAATGATAAAAAGACTTCGAGATGGAAGCTTTTTAAATTCAAAATCAATGAGTAGTGGTGGATGGAATAATTTTTATTAATGGAATAGAGGATAGTGATGTTTAGTATAAAAAGAAATTTTGAAATAAGAGAAGAATCTATAAAAGAATTTGTTAGAATACTAATTCCAGAACTTCTTGATAAAGAGATAGAGTTTAAATTAAAATATATAGCTGATCATATTTTAATTAATACCAAAATAGATAACAAAGAAATAGAATTTAAATATAAAAATTATGAGAATTATATAGAAGACCAAGTAATTGTGATGGCAAAAATATCTTTATTGTTACTTATGGGAAAAAAATACCCATGGGGAGGACTTATTGGAGTACGTCCTACTAAAAAATTTTATACAATGTATGAAATAATTAAAGATGTTGAATTAGTAAAAAAAATATTAAAAGAACTATATTTATTAAGTGAAGAAAAAATAGAACTTTTAGAAACTATATTTTATAAAGAACAAAATTTATTAGATAGAAAGGATAATAATAAAATAAATGTATATATAGGAATTCCTTTTTGTCCTACAAAATGTAAATATTGTTCATTTGCTTCATATGAAATAAAAAGTTCAATAGGTAAAAGTTATAATGAATTTGTGGATTGTTTATTAAAAGAGATAGAAATATGTAGTGAAACTTTATCTAAAAAGAAAATAGAGAGTATATATATAGGCGGAGGAACTCCAACGACTCTTACTGAAGAAGACTTGGAGAAAATATTAATAAAGATTAATGAAAAAATAGATTTTACTTATTTAAAAGAATTTACTGTAGAAGCAGGAAGGATAGATACTTTATCAATAAAAAAATTAGAGATAATGAAAAAATATAGAGTAGATAGAATAAGTATAAATCCACAAACATTTAAAGAAGAAACTCTTATAAAATTGAATAGATATTATAATAAAGATGAATTTAATAAATATTATAAAATAGCTAAAAAACTAGGATTTGTAATAAATATGGATTTTATTTTAGGATTGCCTGGAGAAACAACACAGGATATATTAAATACATTAGAAAATATAAAAAAATATAATATAGAAAATTTAACTATTCATACATTAGCAATTAAAAGAGCCTCACATCTTTATCAAGAAAATTATAAACATATAGAGCTTGATAAAGTAAAAATAGAAAATAAAATAAATGAAGTATTAGAAGAGAAAAAATTAAAACCTTATTATATGTATAGACAAAAAAATACATATAATTGGGGAGAAAATATAGGATATGCAGTAGAAGGAACAGAGTGTCTTTTTAATATGCGTACTATATCAGAAGATCAAGATACATTTGGATTTGGGGGAGGTGCAATAACTAAAAAAATAGAAAAAATAAAAGAAGGAATATATAAAGTAAACAGAATAATTAATCCTAAAGATCCAAATGCTTATATAAAAGAATTTTTGGATAGATTAGAAAAAAAAATAAATTTTTTCAATAAAAAAAGCTTCCTAAATTAAGGAAGCTAGTTTTTTTTTCTATTTTTTTCCATTTCTAAAAAGTGATATAATGCACCTACTTTTCCAGCATCATTTATAAATTTACTTCTAATTATTTTAGGAAGTTTTATTTTTTGTAAGAAAAAATTTTGAGAAGTAATATAATTTAATCGTTTATTAATTTCTTTAAAAAGTTCTTCTCGAGCACTTATAGCACCACTTATTATAATTATTTCAGGATTAAGTACTACGCTTAAATTAAATATCATAATAGTAATATCCTCATAAAATTGTTCTATAATTTCTAAAGCATCTTTATCGCCTTTTTCGGCTAATTCATATACTAATTTACCAGAAACATCTTCTTCTTTTAGTCCTTTTCTTTCAGCATATTCTAAAATTAATCCACCACGTGTACTAGAAGTCATATTATATAATATGTTTTTTCTTTGATTGATTTGCATACCAAATTCGCCAGCACCAAAGCCATATCCTCTGATCAGAGATCCATTACAAAATATTCCACCACCAATTCCAGTACCTATTGTAAAAGAGATAAAATTATTAGAATTAGTGGCATGACCTCGCCATTTTTCAGCAAGAGCTACACAATTTGCATCATTTTCAACTTCTACAGGAATACCAGTTTTTTCTTCTAAAATTTTTTTAAATTCAAAACCATAAAATTCTTTTATAATACCGCCAGTTATAGAATATCCTTTATCTACATCAATAAAACCAGGTAAACTAAATGCTAAACCAGAAATAGTATATTCTTTTTTATATTTATTAATTATTTTAATTAAATCGGTAAGTATTTTATCACCATCTCTATTTGTGGGAATTTTTGATGTTTCTAAAAAATTTGCATTTTCATCTGATAGAGAATATTTAATAAAAGTTCCACCAACATCAAAAGTTAAAAAATATCTCATTATAAATCCTCTCCGTTTGAATTAATAATTTTTTTATACCAATAAAAACTATCTTTTTTATATCTTTTTAATTCTTTTTGACTTTCTTCATCCCTATCAACAAATACAAAACCATAACGCTTTGAATAACCATTTAACCAAGAAAACAAATCTTGAAATGACCATGTACAATAACCTAAAACGTTACATCCGTCGTTTATTGAGTCTTTTATAGCCGTAATATGTTCTTTTAAATATTCAATTCTATAATCGTCATGAACTTTTCCATCTTCTAACGTATCATAAGCACCTAAGCCATTTTCAGTAATAAGAATAGGTAAATTATATCTAGAAGTAATTCTTCTAAGAGCGATTCTAAGTCCATCAGGGTCTATTACCCAATTCCAATCTGTTAATCTAACAAACTCATTTTTAGCAGGGACAAAAAGTTTATCTGTAAGTAATTCTTTTACATCAGATTGAACTGTATTTCCTTTTTGATTATTTATTTCATTTGCAACTTTTCTAGTAATATGTCTATAAGTAGCAGTAGAATAATAATTTACCCCCATAAAGTCAGGAATACCTTTTTTTAATAATTCTTTATCACCATCTTGGAAATTAATTGTTATCCCAATAGATTTTAATAAATTAATAGTAAGAGGCGAATATTCTCCACGAGCATAAACATCTAACCATAAAAAATTATTAATTTCTTGTGCATTTTCCATAGCTAAAACATCTTTTGGGTGAGCAGATTTAGCATAAGTAGGACCATATGCAAATGATGGTCCTATAAGACCATTTGGTACATGTTTTCTAAATTCTTCAATAGCTTTAGCATTTGCTAAATTAGCAATATGATTTACATTGATAAATGTTTGCATGTTACTCTTTTTAGGTGGATGTAATTTTAGTAAATATCCTAGAGAAGTAAAGATATTTTGTTCGTTTAATGATACCCAATATTTTACCTTATTACCATATTCTTTATATAATATTTTGCAATAATTAGTAAAATCTTCTATTATTTTACGGCT
Coding sequences:
- the rfaD gene encoding ADP-glyceromanno-heptose 6-epimerase; translated protein: MIIITGAAGFIGSAIAWQLNENGRDDLILVDKLKTEEKWKNIAKRDYYDWVDREELFEYLANEEIAKEIEAVIHMGACSATTEKDMDFLMKNNYEYSKKLWEFCTRYNIKYIYASSAATYGLGEQGYNDEINLEGHKKLRPLNKYGYSKKIFDIWALKQKETPKNWVGFKFFNVYGPNEYHKGRMASMVFHSYNQAKENGYVKLFKSHNKNFKDGEQLRDFVYIKDVVSIIEYFLNNNIENGVYNLGTGKERSFYDLAYNTLVNANKNPKIEFVDMPMDLRGRYQYFTKAEINKLRKIGYTKEFYTLEEGVKDYVRNYLEKDDKYL
- a CDS encoding undecaprenyl-diphosphate phosphatase gives rise to the protein MNVLLVIILSIVEGITEFLPISSTGHMILVNNFLKIGNLRKEFMDSFLVIIQLGAILSVVVYFFKELNPFVKDKDIFKEKMILWSKIVIGVLPAVVLGLLFDDMIEEYFMDSSLIVALMLILYGIIFMFIEKVIKKSKINKFDNINYSTAFIIGIFQCLAMIPGTSRSGATIMGGLLLGLTKAVAAEFSFFLAIPTMVGATLLKIVKNGLNFTLNEWGLLLLGSFLSFIIAYLSIKWLMDYLKNKSFKVFGIYRIILGIIVLLLLL
- a CDS encoding type IV pilus twitching motility protein PilT; translated protein: MLEILQKAREEGASDIHIIAGRAPVYRIKGKIESFSEERLMPDNVKELIYSILNEEQRAKFEMDKELDFSFGIKGMGRYRANIHYQRGTIAAALRSINTEIPTIEELNLPETLNKFCELKNGIVLVTGPTGSGKSTTLAAMINKINKEQKSHIITIEDPIEYLHRHQNSIIEQREVGTDTDSFSRALKYALRQDPDVILIGELRDLETIEAALTAAETGHLVFATLHTRDAASTIDRIVDVFSHDQQQQIRLQLSNSLKGVISQQLIPKKDNSGMALAYELLVGTPAIANLIREAKTHQIYSMLETGKKYGMRTMESILRDLVSRNIIDETEMIKRLRDGSFLNSKSMSSGGWNNFY
- a CDS encoding coproporphyrinogen III oxidase — encoded protein: MFSIKRNFEIREESIKEFVRILIPELLDKEIEFKLKYIADHILINTKIDNKEIEFKYKNYENYIEDQVIVMAKISLLLLMGKKYPWGGLIGVRPTKKFYTMYEIIKDVELVKKILKELYLLSEEKIELLETIFYKEQNLLDRKDNNKINVYIGIPFCPTKCKYCSFASYEIKSSIGKSYNEFVDCLLKEIEICSETLSKKKIESIYIGGGTPTTLTEEDLEKILIKINEKIDFTYLKEFTVEAGRIDTLSIKKLEIMKKYRVDRISINPQTFKEETLIKLNRYYNKDEFNKYYKIAKKLGFVINMDFILGLPGETTQDILNTLENIKKYNIENLTIHTLAIKRASHLYQENYKHIELDKVKIENKINEVLEEKKLKPYYMYRQKNTYNWGENIGYAVEGTECLFNMRTISEDQDTFGFGGGAITKKIEKIKEGIYKVNRIINPKDPNAYIKEFLDRLEKKINFFNKKSFLN
- a CDS encoding ROK family protein; translated protein: MRYFLTFDVGGTFIKYSLSDENANFLETSKIPTNRDGDKILTDLIKIINKYKKEYTISGLAFSLPGFIDVDKGYSITGGIIKEFYGFEFKKILEEKTGIPVEVENDANCVALAEKWRGHATNSNNFISFTIGTGIGGGIFCNGSLIRGYGFGAGEFGMQINQRKNILYNMTSSTRGGLILEYAERKGLKEEDVSGKLVYELAEKGDKDALEIIEQFYEDITIMIFNLSVVLNPEIIIISGAISAREELFKEINKRLNYITSQNFFLQKIKLPKIIRSKFINDAGKVGALYHFLEMEKNRKKN
- a CDS encoding glycoside hydrolase family 1 protein, producing MNFQKNFLWGSASAAYQIEGAANIDGKGPSIWDIYSNIPGNTFKNTTGEVAIDFYHKYEEDISLMKEMGLKAYRFSVSWPRILPKGKGEINPKGIEFYHKVIDKLIENNIEPILTIYHWDLPQALQDEYGGWESRKIIEDFTNYCKILYKEYGNKVKYWVSLNEQNIFTSLGYLLKLHPPKKSNMQTFINVNHIANLANAKAIEEFRKHVPNGLIGPSFAYGPTYAKSAHPKDVLAMENAQEINNFLWLDVYARGEYSPLTINLLKSIGITINFQDGDKELLKKGIPDFMGVNYYSTATYRHITRKVANEINNQKGNTVQSDVKELLTDKLFVPAKNEFVRLTDWNWVIDPDGLRIALRRITSRYNLPILITENGLGAYDTLEDGKVHDDYRIEYLKEHITAIKDSINDGCNVLGYCTWSFQDLFSWLNGYSKRYGFVFVDRDEESQKELKRYKKDSFYWYKKIINSNGEDL